In Centropristis striata isolate RG_2023a ecotype Rhode Island chromosome 5, C.striata_1.0, whole genome shotgun sequence, a single genomic region encodes these proteins:
- the LOC131972147 gene encoding complement C1q and tumor necrosis factor-related protein 9-like isoform X1 has translation MENYAQPAELAAIRQKLIVSEGRVKELEKQQEVRKVAFSASLLTSGEGNTHDSAPLIYKNVFTNTGNHYNVNTGYFTAPVRGVYYFRFTGHVAHSGHSMRMSLFKNTTSTVTIGDRPTTNTDPEDNASNGVVLQLKVGDVVSVHLAGQVWDDQYHRTTFSGFLLFTL, from the exons ATGGAGAATTATG CTCAACCTGCAGAGCTTGCAGCCATTCGGCAGAAGCTCATAGTCAGTGAAGGCCGGGTGAAAGAGCTGGAGAAACAGCAGGAAG TGAGGAAAGTGGCCTTTTCTGCCTCTCTTCTGACATCTGGTGAAGGTAACACACACGATTCTGCTCCACTCATCTACAAAAATGTCTTTACCAACACTGGAAACCACTACAACGTAAACACAG gTTACTTCACTGCACCAGTTAGAGGAGTGTACTACTTTAGATTTACTGGCCATGTAGCACACTCTGGACACAGTATGAGGATGAGTCTTTTCAAAAACACAACTTCCACAGTTACCATAGGTGACCGTCCCACCACGAACACAGATCCTGAGGACAATGCATCCAACGGTGTAGTGTTGCAGTTAAAAGTGGGAGATGTTGTTTCGGTTCACCTTGCAGGACAAGTTTGGGATGACCAATACCACAGAACAACGTTTAGTGGTTTTCTGCTCTTCACTTTGTGA
- the LOC131972147 gene encoding complement C1q and tumor necrosis factor-related protein 9-like isoform X2: MENYAQPAELAAIRQKLIVSEGRVKELEKQQEARKVAFSASLRTSGEGHTDDSAPLIYKNVFTNTGNHYNVNTGYFTAPVRGVYYFRFTGHAAHSEYIMRMILFKNTTSTVTAGDSRTTNTDPEDNASNGVVLQLEVGDVVSVHLNGEVWDDQYHRTTFSGFLLFTL, from the exons ATGGAGAATTATG CTCAACCTGCAGAGCTTGCAGCCATTCGGCAGAAGCTCATAGTCAGTGAAGGCCGGGTGAAAGAGCTGGAGAAACAGCAGGAAG CGAGGAAAGTGGCCTTTTCTGCCTCTCTTCGGACATCTGGTGAAGGTCACACAGACGATTCTGCTCCACTCATCTACAAAAATGTCTTCACCAACACTGGAAACCACTACAACGTAAACACAG gTTACTTCACTGCACCAGTTAGAGGAGTGTACTACTTTAGATTTACTGGCCATGCAGCACACTCTGAATACATTATGAGGATGATTCTTTTCAAAAACACAACTTCCACAGTTACCGCAGGTGACAGTCGTACCACGAACACAGATCCTGAGGACAATGCATCCAACGGTGTAGTGTTGCAGTTAGAAGTGGGAGATGTTGTTTCAGTTCACCTTAATGGAGAAGTTTGGGATGACCAATACCACAGAACAACGTTTAGTGGTTTTCTGCTCTTCACTTTGTGA